The Deltaproteobacteria bacterium genome includes a window with the following:
- a CDS encoding ABC transporter ATP-binding protein: MVLEISNLGKRYGGLWALQNLNLGIGRGELRGIIGPNGAGKSTLFNLIIGRERPTTGKIIYQGRNIAGLRPDQRARLGISIKFQITNVFNGLSVSDNIRLGIAGCRRGREEGSGRNGSGSLDDRVSEILERIGLSGKSGEPAGTLSHGEKQWLEIGMALATEPTLLLLDEPTSGMGREETEKTAELIRRLRGELTILVIEHDMDFVRSVSERITVLYRGGFLTEGTYDEIKADDRVIEAYLGRGRQ; this comes from the coding sequence ATGGTGTTGGAGATAAGTAACCTAGGTAAGCGCTATGGAGGACTTTGGGCACTTCAGAACCTCAACCTCGGTATTGGTCGTGGTGAGCTCAGGGGAATAATCGGTCCGAACGGGGCGGGAAAGTCGACTCTCTTCAATCTGATAATCGGGCGTGAACGGCCTACCACAGGCAAGATAATCTATCAGGGCAGGAACATAGCCGGCTTGAGACCGGACCAGAGAGCCCGTCTGGGGATAAGCATCAAATTCCAGATAACGAATGTCTTCAACGGACTCTCCGTCTCGGACAACATACGTCTCGGGATCGCCGGGTGTCGGCGGGGGCGTGAGGAAGGATCCGGGAGAAATGGCTCTGGGAGTCTTGATGACCGGGTTTCAGAGATCCTGGAGCGAATCGGCTTGAGCGGGAAGAGTGGTGAACCGGCCGGAACACTCTCCCATGGGGAGAAGCAGTGGCTTGAAATCGGCATGGCTCTGGCGACAGAGCCCACGCTTCTGCTCCTCGATGAACCGACCTCCGGCATGGGACGCGAAGAGACGGAGAAGACTGCGGAATTGATCAGGCGACTCAGGGGTGAATTGACCATACTGGTTATCGAACACGACATGGACTTCGTGCGGTCTGTCTCGGAACGTATTACGGTTCTTTACAGGGGTGGTTTTCTGACAGAGGGCACCTACGATGAGATCAAGGCTGACGACCGGGTGATCGAGGCCTACCTGGGGAGGGGGAGACAGTAG
- a CDS encoding MBL fold metallo-hydrolase: MYGKEIDKENPIGVEITILVCDRSPYVNALWSQFGLSMLIECRWSGEMIRRILFDTGWTAEPVLHNMEALGVTMESIDALVLSHSHYDHTGGLAGILEAEGARFQVVAHTEITRPVFSTRRKGVHYIGLDPGDLGRLPQSRLLLIKEPLELFPGVWVSGTIPRRTDFEKPETGVYVLKEGEFVPDPELDDMAIVLNMGRKGIVVVTGCCHAGIVNTIKAAREITGNPTVYGVIGGLHLIDLGEEVRKKTIESLSEFSIGHIWSGHCTGWDAEIMLQESFGERSSRFYTGDRITILVQNQEENS; the protein is encoded by the coding sequence GTGTACGGTAAAGAGATCGACAAGGAAAATCCCATAGGCGTGGAGATAACCATATTGGTATGTGACCGGTCGCCCTACGTGAACGCCCTCTGGTCGCAGTTCGGGCTTTCTATGCTCATTGAGTGCCGGTGGTCAGGCGAAATGATCCGCCGAATTCTCTTTGACACGGGCTGGACGGCTGAACCGGTTCTCCACAACATGGAAGCCCTGGGGGTCACCATGGAGAGCATTGATGCTCTTGTGTTGTCCCATTCCCACTATGATCACACAGGAGGTCTGGCGGGCATTCTGGAGGCAGAGGGAGCCCGATTCCAGGTTGTTGCCCATACGGAGATAACCCGGCCTGTTTTCAGTACGCGCCGGAAAGGTGTACATTACATCGGTCTAGACCCCGGGGATCTCGGCCGCCTGCCCCAATCCCGCCTGCTCCTCATAAAGGAACCGTTGGAACTCTTTCCCGGTGTCTGGGTCAGCGGGACGATTCCCAGGCGCACGGATTTTGAAAAGCCGGAGACAGGTGTCTATGTCCTCAAGGAGGGCGAATTTGTTCCAGATCCCGAACTGGATGACATGGCGATAGTCCTGAACATGGGGAGGAAGGGAATCGTTGTTGTAACCGGTTGCTGCCATGCCGGAATAGTCAATACCATCAAGGCCGCCCGGGAAATCACCGGGAACCCTACGGTCTACGGCGTCATAGGGGGATTGCATCTCATCGATCTAGGCGAGGAAGTGAGGAAGAAAACCATAGAATCCCTCTCCGAATTCAGCATAGGACACATCTGGTCGGGCCATTGTACTGGCTGGGATGCCGAGATCATGTTGCAGGAGTCCTTTGGGGAGCGGTCCAGCCGATTCTACACGGGCGACAGGATAACAATACTGGTTCAGAATCAAGAGGAGAACTCCTGA
- a CDS encoding ABC transporter ATP-binding protein, whose product MTADLILDDVHTYYGVSHVLHGVSLQVGRGRFACLLGRNGMGKTTTLRSIMGLTPASRGSITYRGERIEGLRPYEIYALGIGYVPQGRRMFPYLTVHENLRMGLRDKRQKNPVIFDKLFELFPVLAERRRQKAGTLSGGEQQMLAIARALAGEAGMLLLDEPTEGVQPNIVDEILQLLARINESEGLTILLVEQNIEMALGVAQDYYVMEKGVVVEGGAVSQMDREAVVERYLVV is encoded by the coding sequence ATGACAGCCGATCTGATCCTGGATGACGTACATACATACTACGGGGTCAGTCACGTTCTTCATGGGGTTTCTCTGCAGGTCGGGCGAGGCAGGTTCGCCTGTCTCCTTGGCAGGAACGGGATGGGTAAGACGACCACGCTGAGGAGCATAATGGGGTTGACCCCTGCCAGCCGTGGGAGTATCACCTATCGAGGAGAGAGAATAGAAGGGCTCAGGCCGTATGAAATATATGCCCTGGGTATAGGCTACGTTCCGCAGGGACGCCGGATGTTTCCGTACCTGACGGTTCACGAAAACCTCAGGATGGGTCTCCGTGACAAGCGGCAAAAGAATCCCGTGATCTTCGACAAGCTATTCGAACTATTCCCCGTCCTGGCTGAGAGGCGGAGACAGAAGGCGGGTACGCTCAGTGGTGGAGAACAGCAGATGCTTGCGATCGCTCGGGCCCTGGCCGGTGAAGCGGGAATGCTTCTCCTCGACGAGCCGACAGAAGGGGTGCAGCCGAACATCGTGGACGAGATTCTCCAGCTTTTGGCAAGAATCAATGAAAGCGAGGGGCTGACAATACTGCTCGTCGAGCAGAACATCGAAATGGCCCTCGGCGTGGCACAAGACTACTACGTCATGGAAAAGGGAGTGGTCGTGGAAGGCGGCGCAGTGAGTCAAATGGACAGAGAAGCCGTGGTTGAACGGTATCTGGTTGTCTAG
- a CDS encoding iron-containing alcohol dehydrogenase — protein sequence MDGKLTWLYAPRRMLFGCGSVKAVGEEVIRLGGKRVLIVTDPGVLSAGLVDRVLESLKAKDLEVDVFSEVQANPTSENVSDGLSMLGKGGAPVVVGVGGGSAIDAGKMIAALATNGGEVRDYDGVDLLPKRMLPYIAVNTTAGTGSEVSRAAVITDTERKWKMQIVTERVTPDVAIDDPLMTVSLPQAATAQTGMDALTHAIEGLVGRNDSYLTDGLALTAIDLISKNLRIAYADGGNVDARTKVMYGQAAAGLAFTNAGVGNVHAMAHQLGATYDMAHGLANAVILPYVMEFNLIAREGKFAAAARAMGLEVPGLSDRSLAFRACSAVVALNRDLGIPRSLREVGVREEDLGMLVDKSLEDGCVTLNPRTTSRKEMEELWRRAFDGLLQEQTEEGIFDL from the coding sequence ATGGACGGAAAACTGACATGGTTGTATGCTCCTCGTCGAATGCTCTTTGGGTGCGGGAGTGTCAAGGCCGTGGGTGAGGAAGTCATAAGACTCGGAGGAAAGAGGGTTTTGATCGTCACAGACCCCGGTGTTTTGTCCGCGGGATTGGTCGACAGAGTCCTCGAGAGCCTGAAGGCGAAGGACCTCGAGGTGGATGTATTCTCAGAAGTTCAGGCGAATCCTACTTCGGAAAACGTCAGTGATGGGCTGTCGATGCTCGGGAAGGGGGGGGCTCCTGTCGTGGTCGGAGTCGGCGGAGGGAGCGCCATAGATGCGGGCAAGATGATAGCGGCTCTCGCCACCAATGGTGGCGAGGTCAGGGACTACGACGGGGTCGACCTCCTCCCGAAGAGAATGTTGCCGTACATAGCGGTCAATACCACGGCAGGCACCGGGAGCGAGGTAAGCCGTGCGGCCGTGATCACAGACACCGAACGGAAGTGGAAGATGCAGATAGTTACAGAGAGGGTCACACCCGATGTGGCGATCGACGACCCTTTGATGACGGTCAGCCTGCCCCAGGCAGCGACCGCTCAGACGGGCATGGATGCTCTGACTCACGCAATAGAAGGACTGGTGGGGAGAAACGACTCTTATCTGACAGACGGCCTCGCCCTGACAGCCATAGATCTGATTTCCAAGAACCTGAGAATCGCCTACGCGGACGGCGGGAACGTGGATGCCAGAACAAAGGTTATGTACGGACAGGCTGCGGCGGGCTTGGCCTTTACGAACGCCGGTGTGGGTAACGTACACGCCATGGCCCACCAACTGGGGGCGACCTATGACATGGCCCACGGTCTCGCCAACGCAGTGATACTGCCCTACGTGATGGAGTTCAACTTGATAGCCCGGGAAGGGAAGTTCGCCGCCGCGGCGAGAGCCATGGGGCTCGAGGTTCCGGGGCTATCCGATCGGAGCCTGGCCTTCAGGGCGTGCAGCGCGGTGGTGGCTCTGAACAGGGATCTGGGTATCCCTAGATCCCTCAGGGAAGTCGGGGTCAGGGAAGAGGATCTGGGGATGCTCGTTGACAAGAGTCTGGAAGACGGTTGCGTGACCTTGAACCCCCGGACGACGAGCAGGAAGGAGATGGAGGAATTGTGGCGGCGTGCCTTTGACGGCTTGCTCCAGGAGCAGACCGAAGAGGGGATATTCGACCTGTGA